The nucleotide sequence CTGGCGCGAGCGTCACGCTCGTGCCAACAAAACTTCCTGCTGTGCAAAGTCTCCTGTCTTGGCACTTCCGCACAAAACAACCAGCCTTTGGTTTCAATCCCTTCCGTCTTCTCCTCCTATCGTCAGAGAAGCCACCTTCCCTTAACCAAGGGAAGGAGCCCTTTGATTTCGACAATGGACATTTGACAAAAGACCTTCATGCTGTGCAAAGTCTCCTGACTTGGCACTCCATAAAACCAAACTCTACAAGGTCTCGACTCCGCCTGCCTACCGTCCTTTAGATTTGTATTATAAATATAATCTATAATAATGTTGAAAAGAGGGGGTCCGGGGGAGACTCATAACTTTTAAAATGTTCATAAATTTAATGTAAAACAAAAAAGAACGGGGTGAACTTTCCTGCCGCAAAGGTTTGTGACCTATTGCCTGTATCAGTCCCCGTTCTTCTAACCGGTTGCCAAGAACCATATAGGATTTCAGCCAGATCTTTTAAAGGTCTTAGTTTAGGCAACCATATTAAAACATTATAAAATTATGAAAATAAAAGATGTAATCGGTATCGATGCCAGTAAATTGACACTGGATTGTTGCCTTCACAAAAGTGGGGCCCAAGAGGTTTTTGAAAATACTCCCGAAGCTATCGTGTTTTTGGTGGATTGGTCTATAAAAATTAGTGGCCTGGCCAAAAATGAGCTTTTGTTCGTTTTTGAGCACACGGGCCTTTACACCCATCAACTTGTCCGTTATCTGAGCGAACAGGGCTATTACTTTCTCTTGGTCCCTGGGCTGGAGATCAAACGGTCCCTGGGCATTGCCAGGGGGAAGGATGATAGAGCGGATGCAAAACGTATCGCCCTTTACGGATATCGCATCCGGGAAGAGGCAAGGCCCTATCAAATGCCAAAGGAATCTTTGATAAGCCTGAAACGGTTGATGTCCATGCGCAGAAAACTGGTTTCACAGCGCGCAGGGCATATTGCCACTCTAGGGGAACAAATAAGAGTGCTGAACAATGATCTGGGGCCCATATTGCTACAGGTACAGCGCGATATTATCGGGGTACTGGATGTGCAGATAACCAAAATAGAAAAAGAACTCGATAGGCTTATCGAGCAGGATCCAGAACTGCAGATTATATATCGGTTATTGGTCAGCATCAAGGGCATCGGAGCGGTAACGGCCCGGTTCATGATCGTTCATACCGTTGGCTTCACAGCTTTTAAATCGTGGAGGAAATTCGCCTCCTATTGTGGCATTGCCCCTTTTCCCAACAGATCGGGGACCAGTATAAGGGGAAGGACCAAGGTAAGCCAACTGGCCAATAAGGAAGGCAAGACATTGCTGAATCTTTGCGCCGGTTCCGCCATTCAATGTAATCCAGAGATGAAGGCCTATTATACCCGAAGAATAGATGCGGGAAAAAATAAAATGAGTACCCTGAATATAATAAGAAACAAATTATTGGCCAGGGCATTTGCAGTAGTGGTAAGAGGGACACCGTATGTCAACACCATGGGGTATATATCCTGAACTATAGAAAAAATTTATGAGAAAAAATTTGTTTTAACCATAGGATACAGGCAGACTCGTGCCTAAGTAACTTGGTGTACAAAATACCTTGGCTTACGTTTTCAATCCCTTCCGTCTTCTCCTCCTATCGTCAGAGAAGCCACCTTCCCTTAACCAAGGGAAGGAGCCCTTTGATTTCGACAATGGACATTTGACAAAAGACCTTCATGCTTTGCGAAGTCTCCCGACTTCGCACTGGAAAAACCAAGACTGTACAAGGTCTCGAATCCGCCTGTCTTGCCGTCAGGCAGGCTCTCAATGACGGATTGATTTTGAGTGCAAATAATCACAATAAATCTTGAGACTTGAGACCCCGCGCTGGCGCGAGCCTGCCTTAGTAACTTGGTGTACAAAATGCCTTGGCTTAGGTTTTCAATCCCTTCCGTCTTCTTCTCCTATTGTCGGAGAATCCACCTTCCCTTGCTAAGGGAAGGAGCCTCTTATTTTTTACATTGCAAGCTTTTTACTATTTACTGCTCACTGACCACTGTTTATTATTTAAGAAATCTTGTCCATTTTCTTTCTGATCTCTGACAGACACAGATTGCCAAAACTACCTTCATGGCTGTGACGTATATCCCTTTTGGGAGTAAAGGTGCCCTCGTTGATTTCCTTGCCCATTTTCTTATAGGCATCACGGAAGGGCATACCGCTCAATACCAGCTCGTTCAGGGTATCCACACTAAACAGATAATCGTATTTGGGATCGTCCAGGATACTTTCGTTAACCCGAATCTCCTTTAAACTAAAGGTCATAATTTCCAAACAGGCCTTTAGGTCCTGAATGGCGGGTACTATAACCTCTTTCACCAATTGCAGGTCCCGGTGATAGCCACTGGGCAGGTTGTTGGTGATCAAGATCAATTGGTTGGGTATGGTCTGGAGTCGGTTACATTTACCCCTCACCAGTTCAAACACATCCGGGTTTTTTTTATGGGGCATAATGCTGGAGCCTGTAGTAAGCTCATCCGGAAAGGAGACAAAATTAAAGTTCTGGCTCATATACAAACAGATGTCCATCGCCATTTTGGACAGGGTGGCGGCTATACTGCTCATCCCAAAGGCTGCTGCCTTCTCAACCTTGCCCCGGCCCATCTGGGCAGCCACCACATTATATTTCATGGTTTCAAAGCCCATTTCCTCGGTAGTAAAACTACGGTCTATAGGGAAGGAACTTCCGTAACCGGCGGCACTACCCAAGGGGTTTTGGTCGGCTACCTTATAGGCGGCATCCACAAAGTAAAGATCGTCTACCAAACTTTCGGCATAAGCAGAAAACCAGAGTCCAAAGGAAGAGGGCATGGCAATCTGCAAGTGTGTATAGCCCGGCAGCATCACCTTCTTATGCTTGTCCGCCAAATTTAATAAGAGGTGGAACAAATCCTTGGTTTGGTCCTTGATCTCTGTTAATTCGTTCTTTAGGTACAAATGCATGGCCACCAAAACCTGATCGTTCCTGGAACGGGCAGTGTGGATTTTTTTACCGGCATCGCCCAACCTTAGGGTAAGCAAAAACTCGATCTTGGAGTGCATGTCCTCAAAACTGTCCTCTATGGTAAAAGTGCCGTCCTCTATGGCCTTGGCAATCTTATCCAGTTCAGTTACCAGAGAATCGGTCTCCTTAAGGGTCAAGAGACCAATTTTGCCCAGCATTTTGGCATGCGCCTTGGAGGCGATTACGTCGTATTTTGCCAAAAGCAAATCCAGTTCCCTATCATTGCCCACCGTGAAATGGTCTATTTTTTTGTCGGTGCTAAATCCTTTGTCCCAAAGTTTCATCTCTTGTCTTTTATAGTTTTTTATTGGTCAATTACAATAACAAATCTACATTGTTAATTGTTAATTGCTTATTGATCATTGTTTATTGATCATTGTTTCAGAAATCCTTGCAAGATCTTAATATACAAATCTATTCCTTCTTCTATTTCTGCTACATAAATAAATTCGTCAGCAGAGTGACTACGGGTGCTATCGCCAGGTCCTAATTTTAGGGACTGACAATATAATGCTGCCTGATCCGACAGGGTAGGCGAACCATAGCTGCTTCTGCCCAAAGCCAAGCCCGATTTTACCAAGGGGTGGTCCTTATTAATGGAAGAAGAGTTTAAACGCAAGGAACGGGGCTTTACCTCACAGGGAGCTTCGGCAGTAAGTATGTCCGCTATTTCCTTGTTGGAGTAACAGTCGTTTACCCGTACATCTATCACCAAGTCCACATTTCCTGGCACAACATTGTGCTGATTACCGGCACTTATCTGTGTTACCGTAAGCTTTACTTCGCCCAATACTTCCGATACCTTGGGGAACTTATAGTCCTTAAACCACTGCAATACCTCTATGGTATTGTAAATGGCATTATTATCGTTCGGGTGGGCAGCATGGGATGGTGTTCCGCTCACCTTGCCTTCAAAAACCACCAAACCTTTTTCAGCAATGGCTAAATTCATCAAGGTAGGTTCCCCTACTATGGCTACATCTATTTTTGGAAGTATCAACAACATACTGTTGAGTCCGTTAGGGCCGGAACTTTCCTCTTCCGCAGAGGCCACGATCACTATATTATGGCTAAGGTTTTCCTGGGCATAAAAATGGGTAAAGGTAGCGATCAGGGATACCAGGCAGCCCCCGGCATCATTACTTCCCAGACCGAATAATTTGCCATCCTCAATATGTGGCAGAAAAGGATCCTTGGTATAGGCCGAATTGGGCTTTACCGTATCGTGGTGGGAGTTGAGCAGCAGCAAAGGCTTGCTCTCGTCATAGAATTTGTTAAAGGCATATACATTGTTCTTCTCCCTTTTAAAAGGGATATCAAAGTGGTTAAACCATGCTTCAATGGCATCTGCCGTCTTATCTTCTTCGGAGGAAAACGACTGAATTGAAATCAGTTCCTGTAACAATGCAATAGCCTTTTCCGTAAGTTTTTGTTGATCCATGTTTATAAGGTAATGGTGGTAAATAAAGTAGCTTTAGGGTTTAACATATCCAAATCCCCAATACAGACCTTGCCCACATTTTTATTTAGCGCATG is from Arenibacter algicola and encodes:
- a CDS encoding M20 family metallo-hydrolase yields the protein MDQQKLTEKAIALLQELISIQSFSSEEDKTADAIEAWFNHFDIPFKREKNNVYAFNKFYDESKPLLLLNSHHDTVKPNSAYTKDPFLPHIEDGKLFGLGSNDAGGCLVSLIATFTHFYAQENLSHNIVIVASAEEESSGPNGLNSMLLILPKIDVAIVGEPTLMNLAIAEKGLVVFEGKVSGTPSHAAHPNDNNAIYNTIEVLQWFKDYKFPKVSEVLGEVKLTVTQISAGNQHNVVPGNVDLVIDVRVNDCYSNKEIADILTAEAPCEVKPRSLRLNSSSINKDHPLVKSGLALGRSSYGSPTLSDQAALYCQSLKLGPGDSTRSHSADEFIYVAEIEEGIDLYIKILQGFLKQ
- the argH gene encoding argininosuccinate lyase → MKLWDKGFSTDKKIDHFTVGNDRELDLLLAKYDVIASKAHAKMLGKIGLLTLKETDSLVTELDKIAKAIEDGTFTIEDSFEDMHSKIEFLLTLRLGDAGKKIHTARSRNDQVLVAMHLYLKNELTEIKDQTKDLFHLLLNLADKHKKVMLPGYTHLQIAMPSSFGLWFSAYAESLVDDLYFVDAAYKVADQNPLGSAAGYGSSFPIDRSFTTEEMGFETMKYNVVAAQMGRGKVEKAAAFGMSSIAATLSKMAMDICLYMSQNFNFVSFPDELTTGSSIMPHKKNPDVFELVRGKCNRLQTIPNQLILITNNLPSGYHRDLQLVKEVIVPAIQDLKACLEIMTFSLKEIRVNESILDDPKYDYLFSVDTLNELVLSGMPFRDAYKKMGKEINEGTFTPKRDIRHSHEGSFGNLCLSEIRKKMDKIS
- a CDS encoding IS110 family RNA-guided transposase, whose product is MKIKDVIGIDASKLTLDCCLHKSGAQEVFENTPEAIVFLVDWSIKISGLAKNELLFVFEHTGLYTHQLVRYLSEQGYYFLLVPGLEIKRSLGIARGKDDRADAKRIALYGYRIREEARPYQMPKESLISLKRLMSMRRKLVSQRAGHIATLGEQIRVLNNDLGPILLQVQRDIIGVLDVQITKIEKELDRLIEQDPELQIIYRLLVSIKGIGAVTARFMIVHTVGFTAFKSWRKFASYCGIAPFPNRSGTSIRGRTKVSQLANKEGKTLLNLCAGSAIQCNPEMKAYYTRRIDAGKNKMSTLNIIRNKLLARAFAVVVRGTPYVNTMGYIS